A genomic segment from Onthophagus taurus isolate NC unplaced genomic scaffold, IU_Otau_3.0 ScKx7SY_12, whole genome shotgun sequence encodes:
- the LOC139432266 gene encoding uncharacterized protein yields MVVCEDCGKSFTRVDNLKRHQRLSCIGKRIKLDAPQIPKAVKCEACDDYVNRQCYSAHLRSNAHKRNAFVIIDDGVERIAGAFGDKIVSYRISEEGFFVDLDEFSHRIREKILNLIQSAIDIHRNVKLNMECFGLYFLQSKEDCEIKSFNTKNKVVSLASDLYKIYKEFIDEISSKMSEFQERDSGWTLMQILYMELNLNKYNPIRASNYIDLPSQIKAKRAVINIQNADDACFAWAVTSALHEPNGLPQRTSSYPNYLDCGLDYSNIVFPVKLRDIPVFEKQNKLSINVYGINEYFKDGVMNYDIITMYICRQKEERHINLLLVTNDSGNSHYCWIKNLSRLLSSQASQNGHEKYICDGCLVFFTSENKLIRHQSDDCSKVRAILPTTNLKINKYGNEEKENILQFENFERQLKIPFVVYADFEALQKPIADAEATELNDDNSYSVKCFKHEPYAFAYYIKCSYDESLSKFEIYRGCNAAQIFMSKLEHDVLNIYKNYLSQPKEMLPLPPIDRLIHEMQDICHICSHKIKEGNKVCDHDHLTGLYRGPAHAVCNINYQLPKFIPIFFHNLSNYDCHMFVKDMALKEEDVDVIAQNKEKYISFSKKIIVGENIDSKGKLRRVHMKLRFVDSFRFMALSLEKLGSFLEDNQCVQIRKYFRNEEQFRLIRQKGVFPYSFVDSFEKLNLTALPDRSSFYNTLCDDSITEENYCRAQTVWNLFNCRTLGEYSDIYLTSDVLLLADVFENFRTISMKYYSLDPCHYFTAPGFGWDALLRMTGVKLELLTDIDMLHFFKNGIRGGLSMCTKRSAKANNKLMMEFDETKDPSYILYLDATNLYGHAMRRKLPTGGFRWLSDEEIQKLDIYNTEDDSEKGYVFEVDLEYPEAIHDEHNDLPFCPERIVPPGSKNAKLIANLENKTKYIIHYVNLKQCIKFGLKLTKIYRVLEFKQSNWMRSYIDFNSDKRAKAKNEFEKNHYKAMNNIVYGKTMENVEKRVDIRLVTHWECRHKKPGVEALIAKPNFKSSKIFCDNLIAVQLNVAEVRYCKPLYVGFSILELSKTVMYSFFYDYLKVKYGNNITLLYTDTDSLILEITTPNVYEDIKENIEFFDTSNYPLENIHNIPRGRSVLGRMKDEYPNRCITSFVGTGAKAYCITLLNDNVKKAKGVKKYVIDKHLSVTDYKRVVECGGSVHKKMYIFKSEFHTMYTELKNKIALSSCDDKRYILPNGCNTLAWGHWLIKRLNANK; encoded by the exons atggtcGTGTGTGAggattgtggaaaaagttttactcgagttgacaatttaaaaagacaTCAACGATTATCTTGTATTGGCAAGAGAATCAAGCTTGACGCACCGCAAATTCCAAAAGCAGTAAAATGTGAGGCTTGCGATGATTATGTAAATAGACAATGTTACTCTGCACATTTACGAAGCAACGCACACAAGCGTAACGCTTTTGTTATAATCGATGACGGAGTGGAGAGAATAGCTGGAGCATTCGGTGACAAAATTGTCAGTTATCGAATAAGTGAAGAAGGTTTTTTTGTGGATTTGGATGAATTTTCTCATAGAATTcgagaaaaaatactaaatctaATACAAAGCGCAATCGATATTCaccgaaatgtaaaattaaatatggaatgttttggtttgtattttttacaatcaaaggaagactgtgaaataaaatcattcaatacGAAAAATAAGGTAGTATCATTAGCGTCGgatctgtataaaatatataaggaatttattgatgaaatttcatcaaaaatgtcaGAATTCCAGGAACGAGATTCAG gatggactttaatgcaaattctctatatggagttaaatttaaacaaatataatcctATCAGAGCATCTAATTACATCGATCTACCATCGCAAATAAAAGCAAAGCGTGCtgtgataaatatacaaaacgcgGATGATGCATGTTTTGCATGGGCTGTAACATCCGCACTACATGAACCGAACGGTTTACCACAGAGGACATCTTCGTATCCGAATTACCTAGACTGCGGCTTAGactattcaaatattgtttttccagTTAAATTACGAGATATACCTGTATTTGAAAAGCAGAACAAACTATCTATTAATGTATATGGAATAAATGAGTATTTTAAAGACggtgttatgaattatgacataattacaatgtatatatgtcgacaaaaagaagaaagacatataaatttattattggttaCAAATGATTCCGGGAATAGTCactattgttggataaaaaatctGTCTCGATTACTATCATCGCAAGCATCGCAGAATGGTCATGAAAAGTATATTTGCGACGGATGCTTGGTATTCTTTACgtcagaaaataaacttatccgTCATCAAAGTGACGATTGCAGCAAGGTAAGGGCAATtttaccaacaacaaatttaaaaataaataaatatggaaatgaagaaaaggaaaatatactacagttcgaaaattttgaacgacaattaaaaataccgtTCGTGGTGTATGCAGATTTTGAAGCATTACAGAAACCGATCGCCGATGCGGAAGCAACAGAACTTAACGATGATAATTCATACTCCgtcaaatgtttcaaacacgAACCTTATGCATTtgcatattatataaaatgttcataTGACGAATCATTGTCGAAGTTTGAAATATATCGCGGATGTAATGCTGCTCAAATTTTCATGAGCAAGTTGGAACATGACGTTctgaatatatacaaaaattatttaagccaACCAAAAGAAATGCTCCCATTACCACCTATTGATAGATTAATACATGAGATGCAGGATATCTGTCACATTTgttcgcacaaaataaaagaaggtaATAAAGTGTGCGATCATGATCACCTAACTGGGTTGTATAGAGGACCCGCACATGCTGTATGTaacatcaattatcaattaccaaaGTTCATACCGATATTCTTTCACAATCTTTCGAACTACGATTGTCATATGTTTGTGAAAGATATGgcattaaaagaagaagacgtGGACGTTATAGCacagaataaagaaaagtatatatcattttcgaaaaaaattatcgtaggAGAAAACATTGACAGCAAGGGAAAGCTAAGGCGGGTTCATATGAAATTGAGATTTGTGGATTCATTTAGGTTTATGGCTTTATCGCTAGAGAAGTTGGGTTCATTTTTGGAAGACAACCAATGCGTTcaaatcagaaaatattttaggaacGAAGAACAGTTTCGACTTATACGTCAGAAAGGAGTTTTTCCGTATTCCTTTGTGGATTCATTCGAAAAGCTGAATCTTACCGCTCTGCCAGATCGAAGTAGTTTTTACAATACTTTATGCGACGATAGTATAAccgaagaaaattattgtcgTGCACAAACGGTGTGGAACTTATTTAACTGTCGCACTTTAGGCGAATATAGCGACATTTATTTAACGTCTGACGTTTTACTTTTGGCGGACGTATTTGAGAATTTCCGAACCATCTCGATGAAGTATTACTCTTTAGATCCATGTCATTACTTCACAGCGCCGGGCTTCGGTTGGGATGCATTATTACGAATGACAGgggtaaaattagaattattaacggacatagacatgttacacttctttaaaaatggtattcgcGGTGGATTAAGTATGTGCACTAAACGCAGTGCGAAggctaacaataaattaatgatggaATTTGATGAAACCAAAGACCCATCTTATATTTTGTATCTCGACGCTACGAATTTGTATGGACACGCAATGAGACGAAAATTACCGACGGGGGGATTTCGATGGCTATCAGATGAAGAAATTCAAAAGTTAGATATTTACAATACGGAAGACGATTCCGAAAAGGGTTACGTGTTCGAGGTAGATTTAGAGTATCCGGAAGCAATACATGATGAACACAACGATTTGCCATTTTGTCCAGAACGGATTGTACCCCCAGgttcaaaaaatgcaaagttaatagcaaatttggaaaataaaacaaaatacatcatTCATTACGTGAATCTAAAGCAGTGTATCAAGTTCGGATTGAAACTAACGAAGATTTACAGAGtattagaatttaaacaatccaaCTGGATGCGGAGCTACATCGATTTCAATTCCGATAAACGTGCGAAAGCtaagaatgaatttgaaaaaaatcattacaaagcaATGAATAACATCGTATACGGTAAGACAatggaaaatgtggaaaagcGAGTGGATATAAGACTAGTTACCCACTGGGAATGTCGTCATAAGAAACCGGGCGTGGAAGCCCTAATagctaaaccaaattttaaatcttcgaaaatattttgcgaTAATTTGATAGCCGTTCAATTGAACGTCGCGGAAGTTCGTTATTGCAAACCGCTGTATGTGGGTTTCAGTATATTAGAGCTTTCGAAAACCGTAATGTACAGCTTCTTCTATGAttacttaaaagttaaatatggaaataacatAACACTTTTATACACCGATACTGATTCCCTAATCCTAGAAATTACTACTCCCAATGTATAtgaggatataaaagaaaatattgaattttttgacaCGTCCAATTATCCGTTAGAGAATATACACAATATACCTCGCGGTCGATCTGTGTTGGGAAGAATGAAAGATGAATATCCAAACAGGTGCATAACGTCATTTGTTGGAACAGGAGCTAAGGCGTACTGCATCACCTTGTTGAATGATAATGTAAAGAAGGCTAAAGGAGTAAAGaaatatgttatagataaacaTTTAAGCGTGACCGATTATAAACGTGTGGTTGAATGTGGCGGATcggttcataaaaaaatgtacatttttaagtcAGAATTTCATACTATGTATAccgaattaaagaataaaattgctcTTTCATCGTGCGATGATAAACGATACATATTACCGAACGGATGTAATACTTTGGCGTGGGGTCATTGgttgataaaaagattgaatgcgaataaatga